A genome region from Mycolicibacterium litorale includes the following:
- a CDS encoding alpha/beta fold hydrolase, whose product MTPPIARPKLEGNIAVSDDRRIGFAEFGDPHGRAVFWLHGTPGARRQIPAEARSFAEQQGIRLIGIDRPGIGSSTPHQYPNVLSFADDLRVIADTLGIDRMAVVGLSGGGPYALAAAAAMPERVVGTGVIGGVAPTVGPDAIAGGLMKLGSRVAPLLEVAGAPIRLAASTLIRFVRPVADPALYLYAAVSPAADRRMLVRPEFRAMFLDDLLNGSRKQLSAPFADVVVFARDWGFRLDEVKVAVRWWHGDCDHIIPFAHGQHCVQCLPDAHLYHLPGESHLGGLGQAQAILSSMIELWERADRH is encoded by the coding sequence ATGACGCCGCCCATCGCCCGCCCGAAACTCGAAGGCAACATCGCGGTCAGCGACGACCGGCGGATCGGGTTCGCCGAATTCGGTGACCCGCACGGCCGCGCGGTGTTCTGGCTGCACGGGACGCCCGGCGCGCGCAGGCAGATCCCGGCGGAGGCGCGCAGCTTCGCCGAACAGCAGGGCATCCGGCTCATCGGAATCGACCGGCCCGGGATCGGCTCCTCCACCCCGCACCAGTACCCCAACGTGCTGTCTTTCGCCGACGACCTGCGGGTCATCGCCGACACGCTCGGTATCGACCGGATGGCAGTGGTGGGGTTGTCCGGCGGCGGCCCGTACGCGCTCGCCGCCGCGGCGGCGATGCCGGAACGGGTGGTCGGCACCGGTGTCATCGGCGGTGTGGCGCCCACCGTCGGACCTGATGCGATCGCGGGCGGGCTGATGAAACTCGGATCCCGCGTCGCCCCGTTACTCGAGGTGGCCGGCGCCCCGATCCGGTTGGCCGCAAGTACCCTGATCCGGTTCGTCCGCCCGGTCGCCGATCCGGCCCTCTACCTCTACGCGGCGGTCTCCCCCGCCGCGGACCGCCGGATGCTGGTCCGCCCGGAGTTCCGCGCGATGTTCCTCGACGATCTACTCAACGGCAGCCGCAAACAGCTCTCCGCGCCGTTCGCCGACGTCGTCGTCTTCGCCCGCGACTGGGGATTCCGGCTCGACGAGGTGAAGGTCGCCGTGCGCTGGTGGCACGGCGACTGCGACCACATCATCCCGTTCGCTCACGGCCAGCACTGCGTGCAGTGCCTGCCGGACGCGCACCTGTATCACCTGCCCGGCGAGAGCCACCTCGGCGGACTCGGTCAGGCGCAGGCCATCCTGTCGTCGATGATCGAACTGTGGGAACGGGCCGACCGCCACTGA
- a CDS encoding amidase, with translation MDTKAAFELSGLDAIGQARLVASGDVTATELLDAALTRLDSARGLNAVIHDLFDRGRRQAAELDASGRLRGGASGPLAGVPYLLKDLGASVGGAPESMGSRALRSRIAPQNAWIVDRYLSAGLVVFGKTNTPEWGNHCTTEPSLFGPTVNPWSPDVTPGGSSGGSAAAVAAGVVPAASGGDGTGSIRVPASCCGLVGLKPRRARTSFAPAGHLLEGLAVEHALTRTVRDSAALLDAVTGPDPGDPYSAAPPPMPFLQAIAQQPAPQRIVISTGSPFPGPATDPEIVAAVEAAGRLLADLGHRVEPGAPTVDPDAVADAIAVLHNVSNAQLHALATDHLGRPPAEDEFEASTWVMVREGFTTTGVQYAGAIETVHAETRRFVASMAAHDVLLAPTLLTPPPPYATLDQPRGTTRAFFDVEFATTGWTALANVTGWAAISLPLGMTSAGPPIGVQLMAPEETVLLQLAAQLEEAAPWAGRRPAGWVAAAAR, from the coding sequence TTGGACACCAAAGCCGCATTCGAACTGTCCGGCCTCGACGCAATCGGTCAGGCTCGGCTCGTCGCCTCCGGCGACGTCACCGCGACCGAACTGCTCGACGCCGCGCTGACCCGGCTGGACTCCGCCCGCGGGTTGAACGCGGTCATCCACGACCTGTTCGACCGGGGACGCAGACAGGCCGCCGAGCTGGATGCCTCCGGCCGGTTGCGCGGTGGCGCAAGCGGTCCGCTGGCCGGGGTGCCGTATCTGCTCAAGGATCTCGGCGCGTCGGTGGGCGGTGCGCCCGAATCGATGGGCTCCCGCGCACTGCGCAGCCGGATCGCGCCGCAGAACGCGTGGATCGTCGACCGTTATCTGTCGGCGGGCCTGGTGGTGTTCGGCAAGACCAACACCCCGGAGTGGGGCAACCACTGCACCACCGAACCGTCGCTGTTCGGCCCGACCGTCAATCCGTGGTCGCCCGACGTCACGCCCGGCGGGTCGAGCGGTGGCTCGGCCGCCGCCGTCGCCGCGGGTGTGGTGCCCGCGGCGTCGGGGGGTGACGGCACAGGTTCGATCCGTGTACCCGCCTCCTGCTGCGGGCTGGTCGGCCTCAAACCGCGCCGGGCCCGCACCTCGTTCGCGCCGGCCGGCCATCTTCTGGAAGGGCTGGCCGTCGAGCACGCGCTGACCCGTACGGTCCGCGACAGCGCGGCCCTGCTCGACGCCGTCACGGGCCCGGACCCCGGGGACCCGTACAGTGCGGCGCCGCCCCCGATGCCCTTCCTGCAGGCGATCGCGCAGCAGCCGGCTCCGCAGCGCATCGTGATCTCGACCGGCTCACCGTTCCCCGGCCCCGCCACCGATCCCGAGATCGTCGCCGCGGTCGAGGCGGCCGGACGCCTGCTCGCCGACCTCGGCCACCGCGTCGAACCCGGCGCCCCCACCGTCGACCCCGACGCTGTCGCCGACGCGATCGCGGTGCTGCACAACGTCAGCAACGCACAGCTGCACGCGCTGGCCACCGACCATCTCGGCCGGCCGCCGGCCGAGGACGAATTCGAGGCCAGCACCTGGGTCATGGTGCGCGAGGGCTTCACCACGACCGGCGTGCAGTACGCCGGGGCGATCGAGACCGTGCACGCCGAGACCCGGCGGTTCGTCGCCTCGATGGCCGCCCACGACGTCCTGCTGGCTCCGACCCTGCTGACTCCCCCGCCCCCGTACGCGACGCTCGACCAGCCGCGCGGCACGACCCGGGCGTTCTTCGACGTCGAGTTCGCCACCACCGGATGGACGGCCCTGGCCAACGTGACCGGCTGGGCGGCGATCTCGCTGCCGCTGGGCATGACCTCGGCGGGCCCGCCGATCGGCGTCCAGCTCATGGCGCCCGAGGAGACGGTGCTGCTGCAGCTGGCCGCCCAGTTGGAAGAGGCGGCGCCGTGGGCGGGTCGCCGCCCCGCGGGCTGGGTGGCCGCCGCGGCCAGGTGA
- a CDS encoding fructose bisphosphate aldolase: protein MANQQQTDKLAAGKGFIAALDQSGGSTPKALRLYGVEESEYSSETEMFDLIHEMRSRIITSPVFTGDRVLGAILFEQTMDREIEGKPSAAYLWEDKGVVPFLKIDKGLADASDDVQLMKPMPQLDELLERGVANGIFGTKERSVIGGANATGIAAVVAQQFEVAQQVLSHGLVPIIEPEVTISIDDKAAAEDILRDEIAKNLEAIPAGRQVMLKLTLPSTANHYRPLVDHDKVLRVVALSGGYSREEANKKLAENSGVIASFSRALTEGLSAQQSDDEFNATLDATIQGIYEASIAG from the coding sequence ATGGCGAACCAACAGCAAACGGACAAGTTGGCGGCGGGCAAGGGCTTCATCGCCGCGCTCGACCAGAGCGGTGGCTCGACGCCGAAAGCGTTGCGCCTCTACGGTGTCGAGGAGAGCGAGTACTCGTCCGAGACCGAGATGTTCGACCTGATCCACGAGATGCGGTCGCGGATCATCACCTCTCCGGTGTTCACCGGTGACCGTGTACTCGGCGCGATCCTGTTCGAGCAGACGATGGACCGCGAGATCGAGGGCAAGCCGTCGGCGGCGTACCTGTGGGAGGACAAGGGCGTCGTGCCGTTCCTCAAGATCGACAAGGGTCTCGCCGACGCGTCCGACGACGTGCAGCTGATGAAGCCGATGCCACAGCTCGACGAGCTGCTCGAGCGCGGCGTCGCCAACGGCATCTTCGGCACCAAGGAGCGCTCGGTGATCGGCGGCGCCAACGCCACGGGCATCGCCGCGGTGGTGGCCCAGCAGTTCGAGGTGGCCCAGCAGGTGCTGTCCCACGGGCTGGTCCCGATCATCGAGCCGGAGGTGACGATCTCGATCGACGACAAGGCCGCCGCCGAGGACATCTTGCGCGACGAGATCGCCAAGAACCTCGAGGCGATCCCGGCCGGCCGGCAGGTGATGCTCAAGCTCACGCTGCCGTCGACCGCGAATCACTACCGGCCGCTGGTCGACCACGACAAGGTGCTGCGGGTGGTGGCGCTGTCGGGCGGCTACTCGCGCGAGGAGGCCAACAAGAAGCTCGCCGAGAACTCCGGTGTGATCGCCAGCTTCAGCCGGGCGCTCACTGAGGGCCTGTCGGCGCAGCAGTCCGACGACGAGTTCAACGCCACGCTCGACGCCACGATCCAGGGCATCTACGAAGCGTCGATCGCCGGCTGA
- a CDS encoding pyridoxal phosphate-dependent decarboxylase family protein, whose protein sequence is MPDRTAGLQAAVRHAETYLAGLGQRPVAARATAADVVERLGGPVPAHGTDPAEVVDALAAGADPGLVASAGPRHFGFVVGGALPAALAADWLVSAWDQCAAFHALSPAGAAIEEIASAWVVDLLGLPRTASVGFVTGGQGANTTCLAAARHAVLAAAGWDVERDGLIGAPPLRVLCGEQAHATIHTALRLLGLGADTAIRIPADAQGRMDPDALGRTLADGSGPAIVCAQAGNVATGAFDAFEPLADACAAHGAWLHVDGAFGLWAAAAPATRHLTRGVERADSWAVDAHKWLNVPYDCAAAIVAHPDAHRAAMSLTGPYLVADQGQRDNTTYVPESSRRARAVPVYAAIRSLGRTGVADMVERNCAQARRMAAHLGTIPGATVLNDVVLNQVLVALPGGDDANRAAVAAIQRDGTCWLGGTTWQDAYVLRVSVSNWATTDEDIDRSAAAIAAAAGTASGATS, encoded by the coding sequence ATGCCCGATCGCACCGCCGGCCTGCAGGCCGCCGTCCGGCACGCCGAGACGTATCTGGCCGGCCTCGGCCAGCGACCCGTCGCCGCGCGCGCCACCGCCGCCGACGTCGTCGAGCGGTTGGGCGGCCCCGTGCCCGCGCACGGTACGGATCCCGCCGAGGTCGTCGACGCCCTCGCGGCCGGCGCGGACCCCGGCCTGGTCGCCAGTGCCGGACCCCGCCACTTCGGTTTCGTCGTCGGCGGCGCCCTGCCCGCGGCGCTGGCCGCCGACTGGCTGGTCTCGGCATGGGACCAGTGCGCGGCCTTCCACGCGCTGTCCCCCGCCGGAGCGGCGATCGAGGAGATCGCCTCGGCGTGGGTGGTCGACCTGCTGGGCCTGCCGAGGACCGCCAGCGTCGGCTTCGTCACCGGCGGACAGGGCGCCAACACGACTTGTCTGGCCGCCGCGCGGCATGCCGTACTTGCCGCCGCCGGTTGGGATGTCGAACGCGACGGGCTCATCGGGGCGCCCCCGCTGCGCGTGCTGTGCGGTGAACAGGCGCACGCCACCATCCACACCGCACTGCGGTTGCTGGGTCTCGGCGCCGACACCGCGATCCGGATACCGGCCGACGCGCAGGGCCGCATGGATCCCGACGCGCTGGGCCGCACGCTGGCCGACGGCTCGGGTCCGGCGATCGTGTGCGCGCAGGCCGGCAACGTCGCCACCGGGGCTTTCGACGCGTTCGAACCGCTCGCCGACGCGTGTGCCGCGCACGGGGCGTGGCTGCACGTCGACGGCGCCTTCGGGCTGTGGGCGGCCGCCGCGCCCGCGACCCGGCATCTCACCCGCGGCGTGGAGCGCGCCGATTCGTGGGCCGTCGACGCGCACAAGTGGCTCAACGTGCCATACGACTGCGCGGCGGCGATCGTCGCGCATCCCGACGCGCACCGGGCCGCGATGAGCCTGACCGGCCCCTATCTGGTCGCCGACCAGGGCCAGCGCGACAACACCACCTACGTCCCCGAGAGTTCGCGGCGGGCGCGGGCGGTTCCGGTGTACGCCGCGATCCGCTCGCTCGGCCGCACCGGCGTCGCCGACATGGTGGAGCGCAACTGCGCTCAGGCCCGCCGGATGGCCGCACATCTGGGCACCATCCCGGGCGCCACCGTGCTCAACGACGTCGTGCTCAACCAGGTGCTCGTCGCGCTACCCGGTGGCGACGACGCCAACCGCGCCGCGGTGGCGGCGATCCAGCGCGACGGCACCTGCTGGCTGGGCGGCACGACTTGGCAGGACGCCTACGTGCTGCGGGTGAGCGTGTCGAACTGGGCGACCACCGACGAGGACATCGACCGATCCGCCGCGGCGATCGCCGCGGCGGCCGGCACCGCTTCCGGCGCTACGTCTTGA
- a CDS encoding enhanced intracellular survival protein Eis, whose protein sequence is MGASGLDLRSVTDGDWAQMVRLDATNFGHVVDPSALAAWRTLIPDHGALVVADGPDVVGQSLYADLQLTVPGGAVLPVAGITWVSVAPTHRRRGLLRAMFTELHDRIAAAGLPVAALTASEGGIYGRFGYGPATVRHEWAVDRRLTRFRSDAPDAGGVRIVTPSEHLDAFTAVYDRWRRITPGGLARPRALWDDLFADRDEDRAGGSPLFAFLHADGYVLYRNHGAGPRHVRVVDFKAATPEAHVALWRALCGMDLMERIEIGTHPADPLPYLLTDGRVVRTTGAADDLWLRLMDIPAALQARTYDDDLSVVLEVDDAFRGDGGRFALQIRDGRAVCAPTGAAPDVTLDLDVLGALYLGGHRATAFAAANRLRTNDSDTVRRIDRAFASAVPAELGFAF, encoded by the coding sequence GTGGGCGCTTCCGGGCTGGATCTGCGGTCGGTGACCGACGGCGACTGGGCACAGATGGTGCGTCTGGACGCCACCAACTTCGGCCACGTGGTCGATCCGTCCGCACTTGCGGCGTGGCGCACCCTGATCCCCGACCACGGCGCACTCGTGGTCGCGGACGGGCCGGACGTGGTGGGACAGTCGCTCTACGCCGACCTGCAGTTGACCGTGCCCGGCGGCGCGGTGCTGCCGGTCGCGGGCATCACCTGGGTCTCGGTGGCGCCGACGCACCGCAGGCGGGGCCTGTTGCGGGCGATGTTCACCGAACTGCACGACCGGATCGCCGCCGCGGGACTGCCCGTCGCCGCGCTGACGGCCAGTGAGGGCGGCATCTACGGACGGTTCGGATACGGCCCGGCGACGGTACGGCACGAGTGGGCCGTCGACCGGCGTCTGACCCGGTTCCGTTCTGACGCACCCGATGCCGGCGGTGTGCGGATCGTGACGCCGAGCGAGCACCTCGACGCGTTCACCGCCGTCTACGACCGCTGGCGCCGGATCACTCCCGGCGGCCTGGCTCGCCCACGCGCACTCTGGGACGACCTGTTTGCCGACCGCGACGAGGACCGCGCAGGGGGCAGCCCGTTGTTCGCGTTCCTGCACGCCGACGGGTATGTGCTCTACCGGAACCACGGCGCGGGACCGAGGCACGTCCGCGTGGTGGATTTCAAGGCGGCCACGCCCGAGGCGCACGTCGCGCTGTGGCGGGCGCTGTGCGGTATGGATCTGATGGAGCGCATCGAGATCGGCACGCACCCGGCCGATCCGTTGCCCTACCTGCTCACCGACGGCCGCGTCGTGCGCACGACCGGCGCCGCCGACGATCTGTGGTTGCGCCTGATGGACATCCCGGCTGCGCTGCAGGCCCGCACCTACGACGACGACCTGTCGGTCGTGCTCGAGGTCGACGACGCGTTCCGCGGCGACGGCGGCCGCTTCGCGCTGCAGATCCGCGACGGACGCGCGGTGTGTGCCCCGACCGGCGCCGCCCCCGACGTCACCCTCGACCTCGACGTACTGGGCGCGCTCTATCTCGGCGGCCACCGGGCCACGGCGTTCGCTGCGGCGAACCGGTTGCGCACCAACGACTCCGATACCGTGCGTCGCATCGACAGGGCATTCGCCAGCGCCGTGCCCGCGGAGCTGGGCTTCGCGTTCTGA
- a CDS encoding AraC family transcriptional regulator, producing MTVSALSAKDFAQSANLSERVIDLRRGGRALAGSYLYEGDGLITGWHSHDVHQIEYAIGGVVEVETASGHYLVPPQQAAWLPQGLEHQATMNAHVKTVAVMFDSALIPDGGNRARILAVSPLIREMMIYALRWPIDRRESAAHDESAADAFFQTLGNLVIEALDHEAPLNLPSSEHPIVAAALAYTREHLQSVTADEVSRAVSVSERTLRRLFAEELGLSWRTYLLHARMLRAMALLAAPGQSVQETSTAVGFDSLSSFTRAFTQFCGETPSAYRRRAAASAV from the coding sequence ATGACCGTCTCTGCGCTATCGGCCAAGGACTTCGCCCAATCGGCCAACCTGTCCGAGCGCGTGATCGACCTGCGCCGCGGCGGCCGCGCCCTGGCCGGCAGCTACCTCTACGAGGGTGACGGGCTCATCACCGGCTGGCATTCGCACGACGTGCACCAGATCGAGTACGCGATCGGCGGCGTGGTGGAGGTCGAGACCGCTTCGGGCCACTACCTCGTCCCGCCGCAGCAGGCCGCATGGCTGCCGCAGGGTCTCGAACACCAGGCGACGATGAACGCCCACGTCAAGACCGTCGCGGTGATGTTCGACAGCGCACTGATCCCCGACGGCGGCAACCGGGCCCGCATCCTGGCCGTCTCACCGCTGATCCGGGAGATGATGATCTACGCGCTGCGGTGGCCGATCGACCGGCGCGAGAGCGCCGCCCACGACGAGTCGGCCGCCGACGCGTTCTTCCAGACGCTGGGCAACCTCGTGATCGAGGCGCTCGACCACGAGGCGCCGCTCAACCTGCCCAGCTCCGAGCACCCGATCGTGGCCGCGGCGCTGGCCTACACCAGAGAGCATCTGCAGTCGGTCACCGCCGACGAGGTCAGCCGGGCGGTGTCGGTCTCCGAACGCACACTGCGCCGGTTGTTCGCCGAGGAACTCGGGCTGTCCTGGCGGACCTACCTGCTGCACGCACGCATGCTGCGGGCGATGGCACTGCTGGCCGCTCCCGGACAGTCGGTGCAGGAGACGTCGACGGCGGTGGGGTTCGACAGCCTGAGCTCGTTCACCCGCGCGTTCACCCAGTTCTGCGGGGAGACCCCTTCGGCCTACCGGCGCAGGGCGGCCGCTTCCGCGGTGTGA
- a CDS encoding amidohydrolase family protein, with protein MNVDDLILVSIDDHVVEPPDMFLRHVPAKYRDEAPIVVTDDKGVDQWMYQGRPQGVSGLNAVVSWPAEEWGRDPAGFAEMRPGVYDVHERVRDMNRNGILASMCFPTFTGFSARHLNMHREETTLVMVSAYNDWHIDEWAGAYPGRFIPIAIMPTWNPEAMCAEIRRVAAKGCRAVTMPELPHLEGLPSYHDDEYWGPVFRTLSEENVVMCLHIGTGFGAISMAPNAPIDNLIILATQVSAMCAQDLLWGPAMRNYPDLKFAFSEGGIGWIPFYLDRSDRHYTNQKWLRRDFGDKLPSDVFREHSLACYVTDKTSLKLRHEIGIDIIAWECDYPHSDCFWPDAPEQVLAELNAAGADDSDINKITWENSCRFFGWDPFAHTAKDQATVRALRAQGADVDVSIRPRKEWARLYEQKQLAKA; from the coding sequence ATGAATGTCGACGACCTGATCCTGGTGAGCATCGATGACCACGTCGTGGAACCCCCCGACATGTTCCTGCGGCACGTGCCTGCCAAGTACCGGGACGAGGCGCCGATCGTGGTCACCGACGACAAGGGCGTCGATCAGTGGATGTACCAGGGCCGTCCGCAGGGCGTCAGCGGCCTCAACGCCGTCGTGTCCTGGCCGGCCGAGGAGTGGGGCCGCGACCCCGCCGGCTTCGCCGAGATGCGCCCGGGCGTCTACGACGTCCACGAGCGCGTCCGCGACATGAACCGCAACGGCATCCTCGCGTCGATGTGCTTCCCGACGTTCACCGGGTTCTCGGCGCGCCACCTCAACATGCACCGCGAAGAGACGACGCTGGTGATGGTCTCGGCGTACAACGACTGGCACATCGACGAATGGGCGGGCGCCTACCCGGGCCGATTCATCCCGATCGCGATCATGCCGACGTGGAACCCCGAGGCGATGTGCGCCGAGATCCGCCGGGTCGCCGCCAAGGGCTGCCGCGCGGTCACCATGCCGGAACTGCCGCACCTCGAAGGTCTGCCCAGCTATCACGACGACGAGTACTGGGGACCGGTGTTCCGGACGCTGTCCGAGGAGAACGTGGTGATGTGCCTGCACATCGGCACCGGTTTCGGCGCGATCAGCATGGCGCCCAACGCACCGATCGACAACCTGATCATCCTGGCCACCCAGGTCTCGGCCATGTGCGCGCAGGACCTGCTGTGGGGCCCGGCCATGCGGAACTACCCCGACCTGAAGTTCGCGTTCTCCGAGGGCGGCATCGGGTGGATCCCGTTCTACCTCGACCGCAGCGACCGGCACTACACCAACCAGAAGTGGCTGCGCCGCGACTTCGGCGACAAGCTGCCCAGCGACGTGTTCCGCGAGCATTCGCTGGCCTGCTACGTCACCGACAAGACGTCGCTGAAGCTGCGGCACGAGATCGGCATCGACATCATCGCGTGGGAGTGCGACTACCCGCACTCGGACTGCTTCTGGCCCGACGCCCCCGAACAGGTGCTCGCCGAGCTGAACGCGGCAGGGGCCGACGATTCGGACATCAACAAGATCACCTGGGAGAACTCCTGCCGGTTCTTCGGCTGGGACCCGTTCGCGCACACGGCGAAGGACCAGGCGACGGTGCGCGCGCTGCGGGCGCAGGGCGCCGACGTCGACGTGTCGATCCGGCCGCGCAAGGAGTGGGCGCGCCTCTACGAGCAGAAGCAACTCGCCAAGGCATAG
- a CDS encoding VOC family protein, protein MIGTLRSVVVDCRDPKALATFYAGVLGGDVRAEEDDWVVLTEPSGRRLAFQRSPEHQPPEFPDPSGSQQFHLDIRVDDVDAAERQVLDLGATRVTEAEEDDDFRVYRDPAGHTFCLVFDVDD, encoded by the coding sequence ATGATCGGAACACTGCGATCCGTCGTCGTCGACTGCCGGGATCCCAAGGCGCTGGCCACCTTCTACGCCGGGGTTCTCGGCGGGGACGTCCGCGCCGAAGAGGACGACTGGGTGGTGCTGACCGAGCCGTCGGGGCGACGGCTGGCGTTCCAGCGGTCGCCGGAACATCAGCCGCCGGAGTTCCCGGACCCCAGCGGCTCACAGCAGTTCCACCTCGACATCCGTGTCGACGACGTCGATGCCGCCGAACGCCAGGTTCTGGACCTCGGCGCCACCCGGGTGACCGAGGCCGAGGAGGACGACGACTTCCGCGTGTACCGCGACCCCGCGGGGCACACCTTCTGCCTGGTCTTCGACGTCGACGACTGA
- a CDS encoding alpha/beta fold hydrolase — protein sequence MEFDLQLPSGRVRARSWGAEDAPILLCVHGISANLTAFTYLAERLAGQDRRVVAFDLRGRGRSEITPPGTYGLERHAADVLAVTGALGADTVDLAGWSLGALIAMRVARDHGARVRTLSLIDHIGPAQRAALGPVREGFARLDAAVATPAAYLDSVRAAGVVDPWTPFWDEHHTYELAQQPDGMWRPTTSRAASEEDLFQRWPTDWADHWTALTMPTVAIRATRPINGAALISDEAVAAMRSANPAIRVVDVDSNHFTCIVDPATVDAVEQNLR from the coding sequence GTGGAATTCGACCTGCAGTTGCCGTCGGGCCGGGTGCGCGCCCGCTCGTGGGGTGCCGAGGATGCCCCGATCCTGCTGTGCGTGCACGGCATCTCGGCGAACCTGACGGCGTTCACCTATCTGGCCGAGCGGCTCGCCGGCCAGGACCGCCGCGTCGTCGCGTTCGATCTGCGGGGCCGCGGCCGCAGCGAGATCACCCCACCCGGCACCTACGGGCTGGAGCGCCACGCCGCCGACGTCCTCGCGGTGACCGGCGCCCTTGGCGCCGACACGGTCGACCTCGCCGGCTGGTCGCTCGGCGCGCTGATCGCGATGCGCGTCGCCCGTGACCATGGCGCCCGGGTGCGCACCCTCTCGCTGATCGACCACATCGGCCCGGCGCAGCGGGCGGCGCTGGGGCCCGTGCGGGAGGGCTTCGCCCGACTCGATGCCGCCGTCGCGACGCCCGCCGCCTATCTGGACAGCGTGCGCGCCGCCGGCGTCGTCGACCCGTGGACGCCGTTCTGGGACGAGCACCACACGTACGAACTGGCCCAGCAGCCGGATGGGATGTGGCGTCCGACGACCTCACGCGCCGCGTCCGAGGAGGATCTGTTCCAGCGCTGGCCCACCGACTGGGCCGACCACTGGACGGCCCTGACCATGCCGACGGTCGCGATCCGCGCCACACGCCCGATCAACGGTGCCGCGCTGATCTCCGACGAGGCCGTCGCCGCCATGCGGTCCGCCAACCCCGCGATCCGCGTCGTCGACGTCGACAGCAACCACTTCACGTGCATCGTGGACCCCGCCACGGTCGACGCCGTGGAGCAGAACCTGCGATAA
- a CDS encoding phytanoyl-CoA dioxygenase family protein, producing the protein MVDVAAFDRDGFLRIDQPELRSAADAARAVLWEQIGLSPDDPASWTQPVVWASDMTGAGPFAELTGSVRLARVLDALCGAGGWEPRRALGNIPVRFPVRPPVDDRGWHIDMNTPLPDGGWAVSGRPHTLLLLTLLSDVGPDDAPTRIRRGSHHDVAAVLGTSPMDFVEAGAVVDRVSAGRPVVHATGSAGDMYVVDPLTVHAADEHRGRTPRFMAQAPVMLTAPLRPGR; encoded by the coding sequence GTGGTGGATGTGGCGGCGTTCGACCGGGACGGGTTTCTGAGAATCGACCAGCCGGAGTTGCGCAGCGCGGCGGATGCCGCCCGGGCAGTGCTGTGGGAACAGATCGGGTTGTCCCCGGACGATCCCGCGTCGTGGACGCAGCCGGTGGTGTGGGCGTCGGACATGACCGGCGCCGGCCCGTTCGCCGAGTTGACCGGCAGTGTGCGCCTGGCCCGTGTGCTCGACGCCCTGTGCGGAGCCGGCGGCTGGGAGCCTCGCCGAGCGCTCGGCAACATCCCGGTCCGCTTCCCGGTCCGGCCACCCGTCGACGACCGCGGTTGGCACATCGACATGAACACGCCGCTTCCCGACGGCGGGTGGGCGGTCAGCGGCCGACCGCACACCCTGCTGTTGCTGACGCTGCTCTCCGACGTCGGGCCCGACGATGCCCCGACCCGCATCCGCCGCGGTTCCCACCACGATGTGGCGGCGGTGCTGGGAACTTCACCCATGGATTTCGTCGAGGCCGGCGCGGTGGTCGACCGTGTCAGCGCCGGGCGGCCCGTGGTGCACGCGACCGGGTCGGCCGGCGACATGTACGTGGTGGATCCACTCACCGTGCACGCCGCCGACGAACACCGGGGCCGCACACCGAGATTCATGGCCCAAGCGCCGGTGATGCTCACCGCACCGCTGCGCCCGGGCCGATGA
- the yaaA gene encoding peroxide stress protein YaaA — MLVLLPPSETKRVGGDGPPLRHDVLSFPELEPVRKALVDEVVELSADHDASRTALGLSPKQDAEIERNAALHTAPTLPAIDRYTGVLYDALDIGSLRGAAAARARARLAVGSALFGLLRADDPVPAYRLSASAKLPGSPSLSARWRPALEPVLARIADGELVVDLRSGSYAALGRLPAAVHVDVLAEHADGRRTVVSHFNKAHKGRLARALATTRSEPSDATAVAAVARRAGMRVERDGDDLVVVVPA; from the coding sequence GTGCTCGTGCTGCTTCCGCCGTCGGAGACCAAACGCGTGGGCGGGGACGGACCACCACTGCGACATGACGTGCTCTCGTTTCCCGAACTGGAGCCGGTGCGCAAGGCGCTCGTCGACGAAGTCGTCGAACTGTCGGCGGACCACGACGCGAGCCGCACGGCCCTCGGACTCTCGCCGAAACAGGACGCCGAGATCGAGCGCAACGCGGCGCTGCACACCGCGCCGACGCTGCCGGCCATCGACCGTTACACCGGCGTGCTCTACGACGCCCTGGACATCGGGTCGCTTCGCGGTGCGGCGGCCGCGCGGGCCCGCGCGCGGCTGGCCGTCGGTTCGGCGTTGTTCGGGCTGCTGCGCGCCGACGATCCGGTGCCCGCCTACCGGCTTTCGGCGTCTGCGAAGCTGCCAGGCAGTCCGTCGCTGAGCGCGCGGTGGCGCCCGGCGCTCGAACCGGTGTTGGCCCGGATCGCGGACGGGGAGCTCGTCGTGGACCTGCGGTCGGGTTCCTACGCCGCGCTAGGCCGGTTGCCCGCCGCGGTCCACGTCGACGTGCTGGCCGAGCATGCCGACGGCAGGCGCACCGTGGTCAGCCACTTCAACAAGGCCCACAAGGGCAGGCTCGCCCGTGCGCTGGCCACCACGCGGTCCGAGCCGTCCGACGCCACGGCCGTCGCGGCGGTGGCACGACGGGCGGGCATGCGGGTCGAGCGCGACGGCGACGATCTGGTCGTCGTGGTCCCCGCCTGA